A window of Paenibacillus sp. 19GGS1-52 contains these coding sequences:
- a CDS encoding ABC transporter permease subunit, whose protein sequence is MTPRRGLIRELVANRIMFLMLLPVVVFFIINSYAPMVGIYYAFTRFDFTRSLFNSEFVGMENFKFLWNSGILTKLTMNTLGYNAAFIFFGNTLAIFCAILLSEIKLKWFKKLTQSIMFLPYFISFVILSVVVYNLFNYDSGFLNTMLKSLHMNPVDVYNTPWVWIPLIIIFYLWKNLGYSMVIYLAAITGISDEYYEAAKIDGANIFHRVWYITIPMLKNTFVVLLLFALGSIMKGQFDLFYQLIGNNGVLYNATDILDTYVYRSLKVTFDIGLATSAGLYQSLFGFILVMTVNTIIRKINDDYALF, encoded by the coding sequence ATGACGCCCCGTAGAGGATTGATTCGTGAGCTTGTTGCTAACCGGATCATGTTTTTAATGCTTTTGCCTGTAGTTGTATTCTTCATTATTAATTCGTACGCCCCGATGGTTGGTATCTATTATGCCTTTACCCGCTTCGACTTCACGAGGAGCCTGTTCAACAGTGAATTTGTCGGCATGGAGAATTTTAAGTTTCTATGGAATTCCGGGATTCTTACGAAGCTTACAATGAACACACTGGGATATAACGCGGCCTTTATTTTTTTCGGAAATACGCTGGCGATATTCTGCGCAATCCTGCTCAGTGAGATCAAGCTGAAATGGTTTAAAAAGCTCACACAATCCATCATGTTTCTCCCCTATTTTATTTCATTTGTCATTCTCAGTGTCGTCGTGTACAACCTGTTCAATTATGACAGCGGCTTTCTGAACACGATGCTGAAGTCGCTCCATATGAATCCTGTAGATGTGTACAATACCCCTTGGGTATGGATTCCGTTGATCATTATTTTTTATCTGTGGAAAAATCTAGGGTACAGCATGGTCATTTATCTCGCAGCCATAACGGGAATCAGCGACGAATACTATGAAGCGGCCAAAATCGATGGAGCGAATATTTTTCACCGGGTCTGGTACATTACAATTCCCATGCTCAAAAATACATTTGTGGTCCTGCTGCTCTTTGCACTCGGCAGTATTATGAAAGGCCAGTTTGATCTGTTCTATCAGTTAATCGGCAATAACGGCGTCCTATATAATGCTACGGATATTCTGGATACGTATGTCTACCGCTCACTCAAGGTGACCTTTGATATTGGGCTTGCGACCTCGGCCGGTCTTTACCAGTCCCTGTTTGGCTTCATTCTGGTGATGACGGTCAACACGATTATCCGCAAAATTAATGATGATTACGCGCTATTCTAG
- a CDS encoding carbohydrate ABC transporter permease, producing MKIKDEKFTLLFKVIAYTVTIMATVICLFPFLLIVSASFTPNDVIVREGFHLIPSQFSLEGYRMVFRFPETVLRAYWVTTYTTVVGTALGLFFITMSGYVLQRKDFKYRNYFSFFIYFTTLFGGGLVPWYILMTRYLNLMDTYTVLIFPGLMTPFLIILMKNFIRSAVPEEIFESAKIDGANDFKIYYRIVLQLSMPGIATVGLFLALAYWNDWFLSSLFINDQSMYQLQFYLYNIINSIEFISQMGAGTGVSLGTDLPTESTKMAMAIIVTGPILFLYPFVQRYFVKGLTIGAVKG from the coding sequence ATGAAGATCAAGGATGAGAAATTCACACTGTTATTCAAGGTGATCGCTTATACCGTTACGATCATGGCCACGGTGATCTGCCTGTTCCCCTTTTTGTTAATTGTATCCGCTTCCTTTACACCCAATGACGTGATCGTCCGCGAAGGCTTCCATCTGATTCCGTCCCAGTTCTCGCTGGAGGGATATAGAATGGTATTCCGTTTTCCAGAAACGGTGCTGCGGGCTTATTGGGTCACTACGTATACGACTGTAGTTGGTACGGCGCTGGGGCTGTTTTTTATAACCATGTCCGGTTATGTGCTGCAGCGCAAGGATTTCAAATACCGCAACTACTTCTCTTTCTTCATCTACTTCACAACCCTGTTCGGCGGGGGGCTGGTGCCTTGGTACATCCTGATGACCCGTTACCTGAACCTGATGGATACGTATACGGTGTTGATTTTTCCCGGCTTGATGACGCCCTTTCTCATTATTCTGATGAAGAACTTTATCCGTTCCGCCGTGCCGGAGGAAATCTTCGAATCGGCCAAGATCGATGGAGCCAACGATTTCAAAATCTATTACCGGATCGTGCTGCAGCTGTCTATGCCAGGAATAGCTACGGTGGGGTTGTTTCTAGCTCTTGCTTACTGGAACGACTGGTTTCTATCTTCATTATTCATCAACGACCAGAGTATGTACCAGCTGCAATTCTATCTCTACAACATTATTAACAGCATCGAGTTCATCTCACAGATGGGCGCCGGAACTGGGGTGTCGCTTGGAACCGATCTCCCAACCGAATCGACCAAGATGGCGATGGCTATTATTGTGACAGGACCGATTCTGTTCCTGTACCCCTTTGTGCAGCGTTATTTTGTCAAAGGCCTGACGATCGGCGCAGTAAAAGGTTAA
- a CDS encoding extracellular solute-binding protein, translating to MRKKGKMFGAMLAGCMMISAMAGCSGSNNNNKTADAGNAGKASNTPTTEATAAPATGIDTSKKVELQFYMLGDAPKDLSIIQAEINKLAEKDLNATVKFNYTSWTDWDQKYKLLLSSGQPIDLIFTADWTQYQAYAKSGAFLALDDLLPTAAPALQKFVPADMWEAVKINDKIYTVPATYKEYVNNGFVYRDDLREKYNLPVPTDIATFEQYLDGIKANEPEMQPLSANSDVKTNLMDVFREISDDTIGGPLPYGIGIKYSKPGEVYSYWGSDEQKADLKTLKRWADKGFFAKNVLNVKDTMQAPLVSGKVASILGDNPTRYNDSQLKMQSTHPEWKLGYTSFAETRGFATPVHPIHNGFAIPRSSKNPERALAFYEKLVTDKSYNQLTQYGIEGKNYEVQDGYYKMIGDSTSNGFAREGMNGWAWRNPEYMLFDKNFDGVKAIFAELDKVAKPDIFTGFAEDYSTYQSERAALEQVEKQYFYPLYAGLIDNVDEGIATAMAKAKQAGLEKVQAAYKQQWEAYIAENGIQ from the coding sequence ATGAGAAAGAAAGGGAAAATGTTTGGAGCAATGTTAGCGGGCTGTATGATGATTTCAGCAATGGCGGGGTGTTCCGGTTCTAACAATAACAACAAGACGGCAGATGCCGGCAATGCAGGTAAGGCCAGTAACACACCGACTACCGAGGCTACTGCTGCACCTGCAACCGGAATTGATACCTCGAAGAAGGTTGAATTGCAGTTCTACATGCTGGGGGACGCGCCAAAGGACTTATCCATTATCCAAGCAGAAATCAATAAGTTAGCCGAGAAAGATCTAAATGCTACCGTGAAATTTAACTATACGAGCTGGACGGACTGGGATCAGAAATATAAGCTCCTGCTCTCTTCAGGGCAGCCGATCGACCTGATCTTTACTGCAGACTGGACCCAGTATCAGGCTTACGCGAAGAGTGGTGCTTTCTTGGCACTGGATGATCTTCTTCCGACGGCAGCTCCTGCATTGCAGAAGTTCGTACCTGCAGACATGTGGGAAGCGGTCAAAATCAATGATAAAATCTACACAGTTCCAGCTACCTATAAGGAGTACGTAAACAACGGTTTTGTATACCGTGATGATCTGCGCGAGAAATATAATTTACCGGTTCCAACAGACATTGCTACTTTTGAGCAGTATCTCGATGGAATTAAGGCAAATGAGCCTGAGATGCAGCCTTTATCTGCGAATTCCGATGTGAAGACGAATCTCATGGATGTATTCCGGGAGATCAGTGACGATACGATAGGTGGCCCACTGCCTTACGGAATTGGTATTAAATACAGCAAACCTGGTGAAGTGTATTCCTACTGGGGTTCGGATGAACAGAAGGCGGACCTGAAGACACTGAAGCGTTGGGCTGATAAAGGATTTTTTGCGAAAAATGTGCTGAACGTCAAGGATACGATGCAGGCTCCGCTTGTAAGCGGCAAGGTCGCTTCCATACTGGGAGATAATCCGACACGGTACAATGATTCACAGCTCAAGATGCAGTCCACTCATCCAGAGTGGAAGCTTGGATATACGTCTTTTGCGGAAACACGTGGATTTGCTACCCCGGTGCATCCGATTCATAACGGCTTTGCAATTCCAAGAAGCAGCAAGAATCCTGAGCGTGCGCTTGCTTTCTATGAGAAACTTGTGACGGATAAAAGCTACAATCAATTGACGCAATACGGCATTGAAGGCAAGAACTATGAAGTGCAGGATGGATATTATAAAATGATCGGTGACAGCACCTCCAACGGCTTTGCACGGGAGGGGATGAACGGCTGGGCTTGGCGGAATCCCGAATATATGCTGTTTGATAAGAACTTTGACGGGGTGAAAGCTATTTTTGCCGAGCTGGACAAAGTGGCCAAACCGGATATTTTCACCGGCTTTGCCGAGGATTATTCTACGTATCAGTCTGAACGAGCCGCACTGGAGCAGGTGGAGAAGCAGTATTTCTATCCCTTGTACGCAGGGTTGATCGACAATGTTGATGAAGGTATTGCAACGGCGATGGCTAAAGCCAAACAAGCGGGCCTGGAGAAGGTTCAAGCTGCTTACAAGCAGCAATGGGAGGCTTATATTGCGGAGAATGGCATTCAATAA
- a CDS encoding AraC family transcriptional regulator — protein sequence MRLNDEKKWGVYAKLLLGIVLCTVLTITISSTILFIYFDRIALQQDYKSDLRDLTQTSREVIHMTDSAQSLTFQLYRNMNITKLMFYPEPSIYDSIAAMNELTNYLSSMPYIESIYVYNPDSKYVYIAADSGQNGLLTKQELSDKGILDLLEHYREYTPFTPIPRTYKSNDESGTKSVYTYLCYDGIGRRETLNSAIIVNISVSWINKEMADGNQGQGRSFIIDNRGELLSGDDLSPVPFTAEGEKILRSITDNGVEGYSLSRIDGRKYLVSYTKPDALDWRYVRVTPYELVTRNIRGIRTTTILITLAILAAGILVSWLLSRKLYVPYGLIASRMQTLETANRNNVYTLRQHLLRELVMGNEPINLKSLRAKLSHMNISFEFQKPYRLVLLRIDQFQQFSSLRGADLKAYRYAMMNIASELGMKFYSVETIEMEEDTILLLFGDSDTLDMEDETALMLLLRQIQQAIREHLHIEISMTYSALEQQVLHLKALYNQVISASGHRFFHGLGAVIKAQEVVRPDSKAYVFPVDKEKRMVDALMAGKTEEAVVCVKAIMEGTKAYPIGAVQSAIARLTLTLNNVLYTFHKNRLIDADSVPVLVTSAVEELETMEEVNVAFQTAIEYLQGLVLEKRSTKQEDLIRRINAIVDEKYCDPNLSLNAIAYELDLTPSHLGRIYKQMTLETLVDVINRTRVEKSAELLNRTHEPVSEIAEKTGFTNTSYFYRMFKKYYGLTPNDYRKNLM from the coding sequence TTGCGTCTAAATGATGAGAAAAAATGGGGAGTTTACGCAAAGCTGCTGCTTGGAATTGTATTATGTACGGTGCTGACAATAACGATCTCCTCAACCATTCTTTTTATTTATTTTGACCGAATTGCGCTACAGCAGGATTATAAGTCCGATCTCAGAGATCTAACCCAAACCAGTCGCGAGGTTATCCATATGACCGACAGTGCGCAGTCGCTTACCTTTCAGCTGTATCGCAACATGAATATAACCAAGCTGATGTTTTATCCAGAGCCGAGCATCTACGATAGTATCGCAGCCATGAATGAGCTGACGAATTATTTGAGCTCTATGCCTTATATCGAATCCATCTATGTGTATAATCCAGACTCCAAATATGTATATATCGCTGCGGATAGCGGGCAGAATGGCCTGCTGACCAAGCAGGAGTTGAGTGATAAAGGGATTCTGGATTTGCTTGAACATTATCGGGAATATACACCGTTTACTCCAATCCCGCGAACATATAAAAGCAATGATGAAAGCGGAACCAAAAGTGTTTATACCTATCTTTGCTACGATGGTATTGGCAGGAGAGAAACCTTGAATTCCGCTATCATTGTTAATATCTCCGTTTCCTGGATCAACAAGGAGATGGCTGATGGAAATCAGGGACAGGGCCGCTCGTTCATCATAGATAATCGTGGGGAGCTGCTTTCTGGCGATGATCTCTCCCCGGTTCCCTTTACTGCTGAAGGTGAAAAAATACTTCGAAGCATTACGGACAACGGAGTGGAAGGGTATTCTTTAAGCCGCATTGACGGCCGAAAGTATCTGGTCTCCTACACCAAACCGGATGCACTGGATTGGCGATATGTCCGGGTGACCCCCTATGAACTGGTCACGCGGAATATCAGAGGGATTCGTACAACAACGATTCTGATTACGCTGGCTATTCTGGCAGCGGGTATTCTTGTTTCCTGGCTGCTCTCCCGGAAGCTGTATGTGCCGTATGGCCTGATCGCTTCCCGCATGCAGACATTGGAGACGGCAAACCGGAATAATGTATATACTCTTCGCCAGCACCTGCTCCGGGAATTGGTTATGGGAAACGAACCAATAAACCTAAAATCTCTGCGGGCCAAGCTCAGCCATATGAATATCAGCTTTGAATTTCAGAAGCCGTACCGACTGGTGTTGCTCAGAATTGATCAGTTCCAGCAATTCTCCAGCCTCAGGGGGGCTGATCTGAAGGCTTACCGATATGCCATGATGAATATAGCCTCTGAGCTCGGGATGAAGTTCTACAGTGTAGAGACGATAGAAATGGAGGAGGATACTATTCTGTTGCTTTTCGGAGATTCGGATACGCTCGATATGGAGGATGAAACGGCCCTCATGCTGCTGCTGCGGCAGATTCAACAAGCGATTAGAGAGCATTTGCATATTGAAATCTCGATGACTTATTCAGCACTGGAACAGCAGGTGCTGCACCTGAAGGCTCTTTATAATCAAGTGATTTCTGCTTCTGGTCATCGTTTCTTTCATGGATTAGGGGCTGTCATCAAAGCTCAGGAAGTCGTTAGGCCAGATTCCAAGGCTTATGTGTTCCCGGTTGATAAGGAGAAGCGGATGGTTGATGCTTTGATGGCAGGGAAGACAGAGGAGGCTGTAGTCTGTGTGAAGGCAATTATGGAAGGAACGAAAGCTTATCCAATCGGGGCTGTGCAGTCTGCCATAGCACGTCTTACCCTCACGCTGAACAACGTGTTGTACACCTTCCACAAGAACAGATTGATCGACGCTGATTCCGTTCCTGTTCTTGTTACCTCAGCTGTTGAGGAGTTAGAAACAATGGAGGAAGTGAACGTTGCCTTTCAGACGGCCATTGAATATTTGCAAGGGTTGGTTCTGGAGAAACGGAGTACGAAGCAGGAAGATCTAATCCGTAGAATCAATGCTATTGTAGATGAAAAGTATTGCGATCCTAACCTGTCCCTGAACGCCATCGCTTATGAACTAGACTTGACTCCAAGTCATCTCGGGCGTATCTATAAGCAGATGACGCTGGAGACACTGGTGGACGTGATTAACCGAACCCGTGTGGAGAAATCGGCGGAGCTGCTGAACCGGACTCATGAGCCGGTCTCCGAAATTGCCGAGAAGACCGGCTTTACGAACACGTCGTATTTCTACCGCATGTTCAAAAAATATTACGGCCTAACCCCAAATGACTACAGGAAGAATTTAATGTAG
- a CDS encoding DUF3891 family protein, whose product MICREQTKAFVMVKQHDHGLLSGKLAVKFKAEHVPAEGRRDEVLRAVSNHDRGWIDLDATPFWNDAEQAPYSFIDFPVVPKLTFYSRGLDEIEADTPYGALLCSLHFERLIETSGEDCPELTVYQEQEEERRARIRRELEQSSPLGEDELYYDARLLQFSDDLSLYMALNEPGSPKSEEHPWWVDGFSGTEDFSFTSGRRITAEWKDSTTLMLDPFPFTETFEVSFMLRKVLKSAVAAKGLARAYSETPEDECRILVSDRRGGSIE is encoded by the coding sequence GTGATTTGTCGGGAGCAGACGAAAGCGTTCGTAATGGTGAAGCAGCATGATCATGGGCTGCTGTCTGGAAAGCTTGCCGTGAAGTTTAAGGCAGAGCATGTGCCGGCAGAAGGCCGCAGGGATGAGGTATTGCGGGCGGTAAGCAATCATGACCGCGGCTGGATCGATCTGGATGCTACTCCCTTCTGGAACGATGCGGAGCAGGCGCCTTACAGTTTTATCGATTTTCCGGTTGTGCCGAAGCTGACTTTCTATAGTCGGGGGCTAGATGAGATAGAAGCGGATACGCCGTATGGAGCATTGTTATGCAGTCTGCATTTCGAGCGTCTAATTGAAACCTCGGGTGAGGATTGCCCCGAGTTAACGGTATATCAGGAGCAGGAAGAAGAGCGTAGGGCCCGTATCCGCCGTGAACTCGAACAATCAAGCCCGCTAGGTGAAGACGAGCTGTATTATGATGCTCGGCTTCTGCAATTTAGTGATGACCTGTCGCTATACATGGCATTAAATGAGCCGGGGAGTCCGAAATCTGAGGAGCATCCATGGTGGGTAGATGGCTTCTCCGGTACTGAGGATTTCAGCTTTACATCCGGTCGACGGATTACAGCCGAATGGAAGGACTCAACAACATTGATGCTGGACCCTTTCCCATTCACTGAGACCTTCGAGGTATCGTTCATGTTGCGCAAGGTGCTTAAATCAGCAGTTGCAGCAAAAGGTCTTGCTCGCGCATACAGCGAAACGCCTGAAGATGAATGCAGAATTTTGGTGTCAGATCGTCGTGGAGGAAGCATAGAATAA
- a CDS encoding ion channel yields MAWWMWTLNVSVVILLVFLSYRMKYKWLGKGMLLAPILIYVLFSVEDLLNWIDLGTLLTGSRGMRGLILIFCLVSVLFYIIFIFNEIKESNSKEVKLQQTLVRISVAAFTCIIFFTIVYTSIYKLFGQSSFQGKGLGEDLLSQLITFLYFSVATFATVGYGDIAPIDNTSRLVVIMQISFSFITVAYALSMLGLFRKILGPHSEEAVEAEIEVKLDTELK; encoded by the coding sequence ATGGCTTGGTGGATGTGGACCCTGAATGTTTCAGTAGTGATACTGCTGGTATTTTTATCCTATCGGATGAAGTATAAGTGGCTGGGCAAAGGAATGTTGCTGGCTCCGATACTGATCTATGTGCTTTTTTCGGTGGAGGATTTGCTGAACTGGATTGATTTGGGTACTCTCTTGACAGGTAGCAGAGGCATGCGTGGTCTGATCTTAATCTTCTGTCTGGTCTCAGTCCTGTTTTATATTATTTTCATTTTTAATGAAATTAAGGAATCCAACAGTAAGGAAGTTAAGCTGCAGCAGACGCTGGTCCGTATCAGTGTGGCTGCCTTCACCTGTATTATTTTTTTTACTATTGTATATACATCTATCTATAAGCTGTTTGGACAATCCTCGTTTCAGGGAAAAGGTCTAGGAGAAGATTTGCTTAGCCAACTCATCACATTTCTGTACTTTAGCGTAGCTACCTTTGCAACGGTTGGGTACGGAGATATTGCCCCGATAGACAATACTTCGCGGCTCGTAGTGATTATGCAGATTAGCTTTAGTTTTATTACCGTTGCCTATGCGCTGTCCATGCTGGGCTTGTTCCGTAAAATTCTGGGACCACACTCGGAAGAAGCGGTAGAGGCAGAAATCGAGGTTAAACTCGATACGGAGTTGAAATAA
- a CDS encoding metallophosphoesterase, with protein MNKRKPGASPNNDPDLATGGSPYPSRTPGNGDKRKISRRQFLARGAATVIGAGLFTSGYAWQGEPRWLDVTRMELPLRGLPTAFAGIKVVHFSDTHLGFNKGVHDLAKLVAHIKEAEPDLICFTGDIVDSNPEDLVDSVSILAELTAPLGKFAILGNHDYKNTASVTEMLQSAGFKVLRNESYVLKRGGEVMAVTGLDDLLKGMPDPEAALSGVPAGTFTLLLMHEPDYADTAEAYPFHLQLSGHSHGGQIRLPIAGPMYTPNGALKYIAGLYYTEHKAMPVYVNRGFGETYLPFRLLCRPELTVITLRRA; from the coding sequence ATGAATAAAAGAAAGCCTGGGGCTTCTCCCAATAATGATCCTGATTTAGCTACGGGGGGCAGCCCATATCCTTCCCGTACTCCAGGAAACGGTGACAAACGGAAGATCTCGCGTCGTCAGTTTCTGGCCCGAGGAGCGGCTACCGTAATTGGCGCCGGCTTGTTCACAAGTGGATATGCCTGGCAGGGAGAACCACGCTGGCTTGATGTCACAAGGATGGAATTGCCACTGCGCGGTCTTCCCACTGCATTTGCTGGAATCAAAGTGGTTCATTTCAGTGACACTCATCTTGGTTTCAACAAAGGTGTCCATGATTTGGCTAAGCTGGTTGCTCATATCAAAGAGGCTGAGCCGGATCTGATTTGCTTCACCGGTGATATTGTAGACAGTAACCCTGAGGATCTTGTGGATTCGGTGTCAATTCTTGCAGAATTAACTGCTCCTTTAGGGAAATTTGCAATTCTGGGCAACCATGACTACAAGAATACCGCAAGTGTCACCGAAATGCTGCAGTCAGCGGGTTTTAAGGTACTAAGGAACGAATCATATGTGCTTAAGCGGGGCGGAGAAGTTATGGCGGTTACCGGATTGGATGATCTGCTAAAAGGCATGCCGGACCCTGAGGCTGCACTGTCTGGTGTTCCAGCGGGAACGTTCACACTGCTGCTGATGCATGAGCCGGATTATGCCGATACAGCGGAGGCTTATCCATTTCATCTGCAGTTATCAGGACACAGTCATGGCGGACAAATTCGCCTGCCCATTGCCGGTCCAATGTACACTCCAAACGGAGCACTAAAATACATAGCAGGACTGTATTATACGGAGCATAAGGCGATGCCTGTTTATGTTAATAGAGGTTTTGGTGAGACTTATTTGCCCTTTCGCTTGCTATGTAGACCGGAATTGACGGTTATTACCTTGCGGCGGGCATAA
- a CDS encoding GNAT family N-acetyltransferase codes for MSTYGVEWFQPQQGIAVELRPMLREDTYLLRTLLSRPEVQPHIMMRSGAGTQAYLDKLVQQMLSCFDPGALHIGIYINGQRELIGTVSLQNWNRREGSAILGYVIDPAWWGHGFATEAVGLLLNYSIQELGVKKVEGRCRGDNFRSERVMVKNGMTLERILPRAGSLVDVMKVFTLLHK; via the coding sequence ATGAGTACCTACGGAGTAGAATGGTTCCAGCCACAGCAAGGAATAGCGGTTGAGCTAAGGCCAATGCTGCGCGAGGATACTTATCTATTGCGAACACTGCTCTCTCGACCGGAAGTACAGCCGCATATTATGATGCGCAGTGGAGCAGGGACACAAGCCTACCTGGACAAACTTGTACAGCAGATGTTATCCTGCTTCGATCCTGGTGCACTGCATATAGGCATCTATATAAATGGGCAGCGGGAGCTGATCGGAACCGTCTCTTTACAGAATTGGAACCGCCGAGAAGGGTCGGCAATACTTGGCTACGTTATTGATCCGGCATGGTGGGGGCACGGGTTTGCGACTGAAGCGGTCGGACTATTGCTGAATTACAGCATTCAAGAGCTTGGAGTGAAGAAGGTGGAGGGGCGCTGCCGAGGAGATAACTTCAGGTCAGAACGGGTGATGGTGAAGAATGGAATGACCCTGGAACGAATCTTGCCGCGGGCGGGTTCTCTAGTGGATGTAATGAAAGTATTCACATTGTTACACAAATGA
- a CDS encoding histidinol-phosphatase, with protein sequence MKFDLHTHHFRCGHADGNIRDYIEAGLAAGLGAIGISDHSPYFGSPSEQAFPLIAMGKSELTHYVDEVLSLKKEYEGTIDVLLGIESDYFAEYAEVYRKILSAYPFDYVIGSVHNVKGISIFNKNRWKNRTPQEQIADKTEYYQMIAESARSGMFQILGHIDAMKGNYPPFSDIPTPGPIDECLRVIGECGVSIEINTSGGTKLCGGWYPSDAILERALFWGVEVTFGSDAHKPSRVADERELVATRLKEIGYTEWVYYKQREKITVPLE encoded by the coding sequence ATGAAATTCGATCTGCATACACATCATTTCCGCTGCGGTCATGCTGACGGGAATATTCGGGATTATATTGAAGCCGGACTCGCTGCTGGACTAGGCGCTATAGGTATTTCTGACCATTCTCCGTATTTTGGAAGCCCATCTGAGCAAGCTTTCCCCCTCATAGCCATGGGCAAATCAGAACTTACTCATTACGTAGATGAAGTGCTCTCCTTAAAAAAGGAGTATGAAGGCACTATCGATGTTCTGTTAGGCATCGAATCTGATTATTTTGCCGAGTATGCTGAAGTTTATCGGAAGATTCTCTCTGCATATCCTTTTGATTATGTAATCGGCTCGGTACATAATGTTAAGGGGATCAGTATTTTTAACAAAAATCGCTGGAAAAACCGCACGCCTCAAGAACAAATCGCTGACAAAACTGAATATTACCAGATGATCGCAGAATCGGCTCGCAGTGGTATGTTTCAAATTCTCGGCCACATTGACGCTATGAAGGGGAATTACCCTCCTTTTTCGGACATTCCTACCCCTGGACCGATTGATGAGTGTCTCCGTGTTATCGGAGAATGTGGTGTTTCTATTGAGATTAATACATCTGGGGGCACTAAACTATGTGGGGGCTGGTATCCCTCCGATGCCATTCTGGAGCGGGCGCTCTTTTGGGGAGTGGAGGTCACCTTCGGATCTGATGCCCATAAGCCTTCCCGAGTGGCAGATGAACGGGAATTGGTGGCGACACGTTTGAAAGAAATTGGCTATACCGAATGGGTGTACTACAAACAACGCGAGAAGATAACCGTTCCGTTAGAATAG
- a CDS encoding LysR family transcriptional regulator — protein sequence MNISQLETLITISKTMSFRKAGELLNLTQPAVSAQIKSLEEEFKTQLVDRNQPVTLTDRGTVFLEHAVQIVNIVDELKQRLADLDENPQGHIILGTTTSIAIQILPRILSYFQDQFPHIKTSISSMSSSQIYQQVESGIVDVGIGYLIGRSPTMTTSTLYYDTFELVVSPRHPLALVKSAGIEALGRTPLILLSPDTVGRRFADEVFVKHGIQPQVIMELTSSEEVKRMVELDLGAAIISKLSVTAEVRAGSLKIVPIMELEVTHPVGVITKSGKYVNSAMRQFLSDLKGMPETQFIGSE from the coding sequence ATGAACATCAGCCAGCTGGAGACGCTGATCACGATCTCCAAAACAATGAGCTTTCGCAAAGCAGGAGAACTGCTTAACCTGACCCAACCTGCAGTCTCAGCACAAATCAAAAGCCTCGAAGAGGAGTTCAAAACACAATTGGTTGACCGGAACCAGCCGGTAACGCTTACCGACAGAGGGACGGTCTTTCTCGAGCATGCGGTGCAAATTGTGAATATTGTCGATGAGCTTAAGCAGCGCCTTGCGGATCTCGATGAGAATCCTCAAGGGCATATTATTCTGGGTACCACTACATCCATCGCTATTCAAATTTTACCGCGTATCCTTTCCTATTTTCAGGACCAGTTCCCTCACATCAAAACATCCATCTCATCGATGTCTTCATCCCAGATTTATCAGCAAGTGGAGAGTGGAATAGTAGATGTAGGGATAGGTTATTTGATCGGGCGCAGTCCCACTATGACTACCTCAACTCTGTATTACGATACGTTCGAGCTAGTGGTCTCTCCGCGGCATCCTCTCGCATTGGTCAAATCAGCCGGAATTGAGGCTTTGGGGAGAACCCCGCTAATCCTGCTCTCACCCGACACGGTGGGCCGCAGATTTGCAGACGAGGTGTTTGTCAAACATGGCATCCAACCGCAGGTCATCATGGAGCTGACCAGCAGTGAGGAAGTGAAACGAATGGTAGAGCTGGATCTTGGCGCTGCCATCATCTCCAAATTATCGGTTACCGCAGAGGTCCGAGCCGGCTCCCTCAAAATCGTTCCCATTATGGAGCTTGAGGTTACTCATCCTGTAGGTGTCATTACGAAGTCTGGCAAATACGTCAACTCAGCTATGCGGCAATTCCTGAGCGACCTCAAAGGCATGCCGGAAACACAGTTTATCGGTTCAGAATAA